One genomic window of Halorubrum hochsteinianum includes the following:
- a CDS encoding DUF7312 domain-containing protein, with product MSDESGDRARDEGPAADAGDGARDDAPVSGDRSRANDAGDETPGDAEGDGGEWRFSIDEVGPDGVTEDTATPESEPIEPGDVTLEHAVFVVLGVALTVGVLVVGF from the coding sequence ATGAGCGACGAATCCGGCGACCGCGCCCGCGACGAGGGACCGGCCGCCGACGCCGGCGACGGTGCCCGCGACGACGCCCCGGTCTCCGGCGACAGGAGTCGGGCCAACGACGCCGGCGACGAGACTCCCGGCGACGCCGAGGGCGACGGGGGAGAGTGGCGCTTCTCGATCGACGAGGTCGGGCCGGACGGCGTCACCGAGGACACCGCCACGCCGGAGAGCGAGCCGATAGAGCCGGGAGACGTCACCCTCGAACACGCGGTCTTCGTCGTCCTCGGCGTGGCGCTCACGGTCGGCGTCCTCGTCGTCGGGTTCTGA
- a CDS encoding NfeD family protein, whose amino-acid sequence MDALAQAGLLSPDTLPLLLLTAGLLLSMAEALAPGANFIVVGIALIGAGLGGLLLASLAVPGALLTLFMAVLTLVFGAAAFYGYHEFDLYGGKGQQQTSDSDSLKGKTGTVTERVTPTGGEVKLAGGGFNPHYSARSMDGEIAEGEEVMVVDPGGGNVVTVESIGYVEDDIDRELAADRARKAAATEVEAEESEEGDADPETELERE is encoded by the coding sequence ATGGACGCGCTCGCACAGGCCGGCCTCCTCTCGCCGGACACCCTCCCGCTGCTGCTTTTGACCGCGGGACTGCTGCTCTCGATGGCGGAGGCGCTGGCACCCGGAGCGAACTTCATCGTCGTCGGCATCGCGCTCATCGGGGCCGGGCTCGGGGGGCTGCTCCTGGCCTCGCTCGCCGTCCCCGGCGCGCTCCTCACGCTCTTCATGGCGGTCCTCACGCTCGTCTTCGGCGCTGCCGCCTTCTACGGCTACCACGAGTTCGACCTCTACGGGGGCAAGGGACAACAGCAGACGAGCGACAGCGACTCGCTGAAGGGGAAGACGGGGACCGTCACGGAGCGCGTGACCCCCACGGGCGGCGAGGTGAAACTCGCCGGCGGCGGCTTCAACCCCCATTACTCCGCCCGGTCGATGGACGGCGAGATCGCGGAGGGCGAGGAGGTGATGGTCGTCGACCCCGGCGGGGGCAACGTCGTCACCGTGGAGTCGATAGGGTACGTCGAGGACGACATCGACCGCGAGCTCGCGGCCGACCGCGCCCGGAAGGCCGCGGCGACCGAGGTCGAGGCGGAAGAGTCTGAGGAAGGCGACGCGGACCCGGAGACCGAACTGGAGCGGGAGTGA
- a CDS encoding YIP1 family protein, which translates to MPSPFALLPRPVGGLLDRVRDGFESPRATSVAVAMLVIVTIGTALGVVALGGIFDATIDQQVTVDNPDRPPESTCETFGDDPDSVFGERCDEPARIEVDAGAELREAADGYIHYGLIGVPIWWGIFALALHVGARVAGGEGSVGDSFLIAGWALVGELLRVIAGLAAIWFALSNAAITGSTGEAIARDAVAAITGTTGPLLVASAVAIAVQWAIVVGGLEARHDLGRGTAAGVATVFAAVALLLAVPANFGSF; encoded by the coding sequence ATGCCCTCCCCGTTCGCCCTCCTCCCGCGGCCGGTCGGTGGCCTGCTCGACCGCGTCCGCGACGGCTTCGAATCGCCCCGGGCCACGTCGGTCGCCGTCGCGATGCTCGTGATCGTCACGATCGGCACCGCGCTCGGGGTCGTCGCGCTTGGCGGGATCTTCGACGCGACCATCGACCAGCAGGTCACCGTCGACAACCCGGATCGCCCGCCCGAGTCGACCTGCGAGACGTTCGGGGACGACCCCGACTCCGTGTTCGGCGAGCGGTGCGACGAGCCGGCGCGGATCGAGGTCGACGCCGGGGCGGAACTCCGGGAGGCCGCGGACGGCTACATCCACTACGGCCTGATCGGCGTGCCGATCTGGTGGGGGATCTTCGCGCTCGCCCTCCACGTCGGCGCGCGCGTCGCCGGCGGGGAGGGGTCCGTCGGCGACTCGTTCCTGATCGCCGGCTGGGCGCTCGTCGGCGAACTGCTCCGGGTGATCGCCGGCCTCGCGGCGATCTGGTTCGCCCTCTCGAACGCGGCGATAACGGGGTCGACCGGCGAGGCGATCGCGAGGGACGCGGTCGCCGCGATCACGGGCACGACCGGCCCCCTGCTCGTCGCGTCCGCGGTCGCGATAGCGGTCCAGTGGGCGATCGTCGTCGGCGGGCTGGAGGCCCGACACGACCTCGGCCGCGGGACGGCGGCGGGCGTGGCGACGGTCTTCGCCGCGGTCGCCCTCCTGCTCGCCGTGCCCGCGAACTTCGGGAGTTTTTAA
- the dcd gene encoding dCTP deaminase encodes MILSDADILDRLAEGDLAIEPLDDVDQQVQPASVDLRLGERFLEFQRTNIPCIHPTDAGEVSEYVTETTVPEGDEFILHPGDFVLGTTAERVAIPDDLVAHVEGRSSLGRLAIVVHATAGLCDPGYEGQITLELSNLGTAPVALSPGMRVSQLTFTELKRPAERPYGAERGSKYQGQDGPQASRIGDDPEFAAEGDESGGGEETAAGEEP; translated from the coding sequence ATGATCCTGTCGGACGCCGACATCCTCGACCGGCTCGCGGAGGGCGACCTCGCGATCGAGCCGCTCGACGACGTCGATCAGCAGGTCCAGCCGGCGAGCGTCGACCTGCGGCTCGGCGAGCGGTTCCTGGAGTTCCAGCGCACCAACATCCCCTGTATCCACCCGACGGACGCGGGCGAGGTGAGCGAGTACGTGACGGAGACGACGGTCCCCGAGGGCGACGAGTTCATCCTCCACCCCGGCGACTTCGTCCTCGGGACGACCGCCGAGCGCGTCGCGATCCCGGACGACCTCGTCGCCCACGTCGAGGGGCGGTCGTCGCTCGGCCGCCTCGCGATCGTCGTCCACGCGACCGCGGGGCTGTGCGACCCGGGCTACGAGGGCCAGATCACGCTCGAACTGTCGAACCTCGGGACCGCTCCCGTGGCGCTCTCGCCGGGCATGCGCGTGTCGCAGCTCACCTTCACGGAGCTGAAGCGACCGGCCGAGCGCCCGTACGGTGCCGAGCGCGGCTCCAAGTACCAGGGACAGGACGGCCCGCAGGCGTCGCGGATCGGCGACGATCCGGAGTTCGCGGCGGAGGGAGACGAGTCCGGCGGCGGGGAGGAGACCGCCGCGGGGGAAGAGCCATGA
- a CDS encoding thiamine-phosphate synthase family protein → MRFIEEVVVDEFLPTVRSMLAEDLRERGFTQLEVADALGISQSAVSKYAAGDVARHDRIVADERVLDLVERVGEGLASGDLTPVGALVEIEVLIRQLEEGDLLADLHEEAMPALADADVEFSVHDPDSGLRERERVLTSVRRGLRTLTNASGFAGLIPNVGANVAECLADAATVDDVAAVPGRLVDVKGRAMVPGEPEFGVSEHVATVLLAAREGGAAVRGAVNLRYDPETVAALGESHPTVEFDAERPTREAVADAVSAADLPADADGVVVYQTGAVGVEPIVYVLAPTAAGAARIVRGLL, encoded by the coding sequence ATGAGGTTCATCGAGGAGGTCGTCGTCGACGAGTTCCTCCCGACCGTCCGCTCGATGCTCGCGGAGGACCTCCGGGAGCGCGGGTTCACCCAGCTGGAGGTCGCCGACGCGCTCGGCATCTCGCAGTCGGCGGTCTCGAAGTACGCCGCGGGCGACGTGGCGAGGCACGACCGGATCGTCGCCGACGAGCGCGTTCTCGACCTCGTCGAGCGCGTGGGCGAGGGGCTCGCGAGCGGCGACCTCACGCCGGTCGGCGCGCTCGTCGAGATCGAGGTGCTGATCCGGCAGTTGGAGGAGGGCGACCTGCTGGCCGACCTCCACGAGGAGGCGATGCCCGCGCTCGCCGACGCCGACGTGGAGTTCTCCGTCCACGACCCCGACAGCGGCCTCCGCGAGCGCGAGCGCGTCCTCACGTCGGTCCGTCGAGGGCTCCGGACCCTGACGAACGCCTCCGGGTTCGCCGGGCTGATCCCGAACGTCGGCGCGAACGTCGCGGAGTGCCTCGCCGACGCCGCCACGGTGGACGACGTGGCCGCGGTCCCCGGCCGGCTCGTCGACGTGAAGGGGCGGGCGATGGTCCCCGGCGAGCCGGAGTTCGGCGTGAGCGAACACGTCGCGACGGTGCTGCTCGCGGCGCGCGAGGGCGGCGCTGCCGTCCGCGGCGCGGTCAACCTCCGGTACGACCCCGAGACCGTCGCGGCGCTCGGCGAGTCGCACCCGACCGTCGAGTTCGACGCGGAGCGGCCGACCCGCGAGGCGGTCGCGGACGCGGTCTCGGCGGCCGATCTCCCGGCGGACGCGGACGGGGTCGTGGTGTACCAGACCGGGGCGGTCGGCGTCGAGCCGATCGTCTACGTCCTCGCGCCCACCGCGGCCGGGGCGGCGCGGATCGTCCGCGGCCTGCTGTGA